From Candidatus Pedobacter colombiensis, one genomic window encodes:
- a CDS encoding DUF4129 domain-containing protein, with the protein MHKALIVFLLFFITASGFSATIPGPKPVKNIPLKDDTTAISVRSFDLEKIKEYSTQKDFRYDEATPINTSWWDRFWTWFWDLMNGILKNKYSGGFLKYVIIFAIAALVIFVVIKLIGLDLKIFAGKSKSVDVPYNESMENIHEIDFNEEIEKAVANGNYRLAVRLFYLRSLKLLNDKELIDWQPEKTNQTYINEIIDPDRKQQFAMLTRQFEYIWYGEFFIDQEGFKAVKGSFERFNVKAL; encoded by the coding sequence ATGCACAAGGCTCTTATTGTATTTTTATTGTTTTTTATCACTGCTAGTGGCTTTTCGGCAACAATACCGGGGCCTAAGCCTGTAAAGAATATTCCCTTAAAAGATGATACAACGGCCATTTCGGTCAGGAGTTTTGACCTTGAAAAAATTAAGGAGTACAGCACTCAAAAAGATTTCAGGTATGATGAGGCTACTCCGATAAACACCAGTTGGTGGGATCGCTTCTGGACATGGTTTTGGGATTTGATGAACGGAATTTTAAAAAACAAATATTCGGGCGGCTTTTTAAAGTATGTGATCATTTTTGCCATAGCAGCTCTGGTGATTTTTGTTGTCATTAAACTGATCGGACTCGATTTGAAAATCTTTGCCGGAAAATCGAAATCTGTTGATGTCCCATATAATGAATCAATGGAGAATATTCATGAGATAGATTTTAACGAGGAGATAGAAAAGGCAGTCGCAAATGGCAATTACCGACTGGCAGTGCGCTTGTTTTACCTACGCTCGTTAAAGTTGTTGAACGATAAAGAATTGATCGACTGGCAGCCGGAAAAAACAAATCAGACTTATATCAATGAAATTATTGATCCGGATAGGAAGCAGCAATTTGCTATGTTAACCCGACAGTTTGAATACATCTGGTATGGAGAGTTTTTTATCGATCAGGAAGGCTTTAAGGCTGTTAAGGGTAGTTTTGAACGATTTAATGTGAAGGCGCTATGA
- a CDS encoding stage II sporulation protein M has protein sequence MREALFVKQNSGKWKSYEQLKTNNPDEVAERFIDITNDLAYAKTFYPKSKTTAYLNGLASVLHQSIYKNKKEDTNRFLTFWKYELPVLFYTYRRQLLYSFIFFVISGAIGVLSAKYDHAFVRLIMGDGYVNMTNENIAKGDPFGVYKHQGPVSMFLSIAANNTYVSLILFISGIFLGIGPVFMLLKNGVMLGAFEYYFFSKGLGAASVLVIWIHGTLEISAIIIAGAAGLVLGHGLLFPRTYTRLQAFRNSAKDGTKIALGIVPIILIAAFFEGFITRYTHMPLWLSISILGGSLLFIIWYVIIYPSQLIKRNQIS, from the coding sequence ATGAGAGAGGCATTGTTTGTTAAACAGAATTCTGGGAAATGGAAATCCTATGAGCAGTTGAAGACAAACAACCCTGATGAAGTTGCCGAGCGCTTTATAGATATTACTAATGATCTGGCTTATGCCAAGACCTTTTACCCCAAGTCTAAAACCACAGCTTATTTAAATGGATTGGCTTCGGTGTTGCATCAATCTATTTATAAGAATAAGAAAGAAGATACCAATCGTTTTTTAACCTTCTGGAAATATGAGTTGCCGGTACTGTTTTATACTTATCGCCGGCAGTTGCTGTATTCATTTATTTTCTTTGTGATATCAGGTGCCATTGGTGTGTTATCTGCTAAGTATGACCATGCTTTTGTAAGATTGATCATGGGGGATGGTTATGTGAATATGACCAATGAAAATATTGCAAAAGGTGATCCCTTTGGAGTTTATAAACATCAGGGGCCGGTTTCTATGTTTCTTTCTATTGCCGCCAACAATACTTATGTTTCTTTGATCCTGTTTATAAGTGGTATATTTCTGGGTATTGGCCCTGTTTTTATGTTATTGAAAAACGGAGTTATGTTAGGTGCATTTGAGTATTACTTTTTTAGCAAAGGCTTGGGAGCAGCATCGGTGCTGGTTATCTGGATACATGGAACTTTAGAAATCTCGGCAATTATTATAGCAGGTGCCGCGGGCTTGGTTCTCGGTCATGGCTTGCTTTTTCCCAGAACGTATACCCGTTTACAAGCATTTAGAAACAGTGCAAAGGATGGAACAAAGATAGCTCTTGGCATTGTGCCAATTATTCTTATAGCGGCATTCTTCGAAGGTTTTATTACACGTTATACCCACATGCCTTTGTGGCTAAGCATAAGTATTTTAGGAGGATCACTGCTATTTATCATTTGGTATGTGATTATCTATCCATCACAATTAATTAAACGCAATCAAATCAGCTAA
- a CDS encoding MoxR family ATPase, translating into MEVEMFTQRTDLTQLNTAVEQIRQTLGSIIVGQKDTIDFLIAGLLADGHILLEGVPGVAKTLSAKLIAKSIDASFARIQFTPDLMPSDVIGTSVFDPRSASFEYRKGPIFGHIVLVDEINRAPAKTQSALFEVMEERQITVDGHTYLMDEPFMVLATQNPIEQEGTYRLPEAQLDRFLFKVEVKYPTLEEETAILLNQHQHKLDDELKAVKAILSIEQIKACRTIIRGLHVEPKLIEYVAKVTYETRTNKSLYLGASPRASLAMINGAKAFAAMQGRDFVTPEDIIKVAPPVLSHRIMLSPDKEMEGLTPNDIVAQILQKIEVPR; encoded by the coding sequence ATGGAAGTGGAAATGTTTACCCAAAGAACCGATCTTACACAGCTAAATACTGCCGTAGAGCAGATCAGGCAAACGCTGGGAAGTATTATTGTTGGCCAGAAAGATACCATTGATTTTCTTATTGCCGGATTACTTGCCGATGGACATATACTTTTGGAAGGTGTACCTGGTGTAGCTAAAACTTTAAGTGCAAAGTTGATTGCCAAAAGCATTGATGCTTCTTTTGCCCGTATTCAGTTTACTCCGGATCTGATGCCATCTGATGTAATCGGAACCTCTGTTTTTGATCCCAGATCGGCTTCTTTTGAATACCGTAAAGGTCCAATATTCGGACACATTGTGCTGGTGGATGAAATTAACCGTGCCCCGGCAAAAACACAATCCGCTTTATTTGAGGTGATGGAGGAACGGCAAATCACTGTGGATGGACATACATATTTAATGGATGAGCCTTTTATGGTACTGGCTACCCAAAATCCGATTGAGCAGGAAGGTACATACAGGTTACCTGAAGCGCAGTTAGATCGTTTTTTATTTAAGGTTGAGGTGAAATATCCAACACTGGAAGAGGAAACAGCCATTTTGTTAAACCAACATCAGCATAAGCTGGATGATGAACTGAAAGCCGTTAAAGCGATTTTAAGTATCGAGCAGATCAAAGCCTGTCGGACCATCATCAGGGGGCTACATGTAGAGCCTAAGTTAATCGAGTATGTGGCAAAGGTTACGTATGAAACGAGGACTAATAAATCGCTTTATTTGGGTGCTTCGCCACGTGCTTCATTAGCGATGATCAATGGGGCCAAGGCATTTGCTGCTATGCAGGGCCGTGATTTTGTAACGCCGGAAGACATCATAAAAGTGGCACCGCCGGTATTATCGCATAGAATTATGCTTAG
- a CDS encoding DUF4350 domain-containing protein has translation MKGLKLYLVGSAVVMLLYLIAQYYKPKPTDWRPTYLKEDKIPFGTYILYHELESLFPKALISSSNLPVYNTLKDKNFEHTNYLMIAGEVKMDEYDYAELVKFMEKGNHVFIAAYKLSDLLSDTLNLRMNSVPNYGDIKGTPINFVSPVLKEKHYYIFNKGLGDQYFSRVDTLRAAALGRNDAGEVNFVKYNFGKGALYMLPSPQLLSNYNLLNPAGATYIAKVLSHLPTAERVIWDENNTKGNVNEDSVLRVLFKHEQLRWAYYLALTGLLIFILFEMKRRQRIIPVIEPLKNTSVDFVKVVGKVYYQQRDNRDIVQKKISYFLEYVRTSYRLKTSKLDKEFMADLVLKSGVNETVVEQLIDMINKVNNAVMINDNQLIDLNKLIEKFYKQAQ, from the coding sequence ATGAAGGGACTGAAACTATATTTAGTTGGGAGTGCAGTGGTCATGCTGCTGTATTTAATCGCACAATATTACAAGCCAAAGCCTACCGATTGGAGACCAACCTACTTAAAGGAAGATAAAATCCCTTTCGGCACCTACATCTTGTATCATGAGTTGGAAAGTCTATTCCCGAAAGCCTTAATCAGCTCATCAAATTTGCCTGTTTACAACACCTTAAAGGATAAGAATTTTGAGCATACCAATTACCTTATGATTGCAGGTGAGGTAAAAATGGATGAATATGATTATGCGGAATTGGTTAAATTCATGGAAAAGGGTAATCATGTATTTATTGCGGCTTATAAATTAAGCGATCTTTTAAGTGATACCCTTAACCTGAGAATGAACTCCGTACCTAATTATGGTGACATAAAGGGGACCCCGATTAACTTTGTAAGCCCGGTTTTAAAGGAAAAGCACTATTATATTTTTAATAAGGGCCTGGGCGATCAGTACTTTAGCCGGGTAGACACCCTCCGGGCCGCTGCATTAGGACGAAATGATGCCGGTGAGGTCAATTTTGTGAAATATAATTTTGGTAAAGGAGCGCTGTATATGCTGCCAAGTCCGCAATTGCTAAGTAATTACAATTTGCTAAATCCTGCCGGTGCTACTTATATTGCTAAAGTACTTTCTCATCTGCCTACTGCCGAAAGGGTAATCTGGGACGAAAATAATACAAAGGGGAATGTAAATGAAGATTCTGTGCTGCGGGTGTTGTTTAAACATGAGCAGCTGCGCTGGGCTTATTACCTGGCCTTGACCGGATTGTTGATATTTATCCTTTTTGAAATGAAACGCAGGCAGCGGATCATTCCAGTAATTGAGCCTTTAAAGAACACATCTGTAGATTTTGTGAAGGTTGTGGGCAAGGTTTATTATCAGCAGCGCGATAATCGTGATATTGTACAGAAGAAGATCAGCTACTTTTTAGAGTATGTGCGAACCAGCTACCGTTTGAAAACCTCAAAGCTGGATAAGGAATTTATGGCCGATCTTGTACTTAAATCGGGCGTAAACGAAACTGTCGTAGAGCAATTGATTGACATGATAAACAAGGTGAATAACGCCGTTATGATTAACGATAATCAACTTATCGACCTGAATAAATTAATAGAAAAATTTTATAAACAAGCCCAATAA